In Elusimicrobiota bacterium, one DNA window encodes the following:
- a CDS encoding helix-turn-helix domain-containing protein: MPTEPRTTREVMDIRELASYLGIGKSKIYGLIRARKIPAARIGRQYRFSKDVIDAWLRESLITQPPEPQRGLFEGKPGPA, from the coding sequence ATGCCGACGGAACCGCGCACCACCCGGGAAGTGATGGACATCCGGGAACTGGCCAGCTACCTGGGAATTGGCAAATCCAAAATTTACGGTCTCATCCGCGCGCGGAAAATTCCGGCGGCCCGGATCGGACGGCAATACCGATTTTCCAAGGACGTGATCGACGCGTGGTTGCGCGAAAGCCTCATCACCCAGCCCCCGGAACCCCAGCGGGGCCTGTTCGAGGGCAAGCCCGGTCCCGCCTGA
- the rfbD gene encoding dTDP-4-dehydrorhamnose reductase: MKVLLFGGAGQLGTDLRKTRPAGVDLVCPGRAEADIADAGDVGPLLERHAPDVVLNAAAFNLTDQCEIDPAVAFRANAEGPRVLAALAGARGARLLHFSTDYVFDGTKTAPYVESDVPRPLSQYGQSKREGEQGVLSASPDFWVVRSSSLFGRAGSRGLGGNFVESILARARSGAPLTVVNDVRMSPTYTRDLAERAWALVTRAVPGGVYHVSNGGSCTWFEFAVEILRAAAVRADVLPLRSDQWPAKFSRPVQSALASERAAALGFPPMRPWPDALRDYLAEPPAHEKL; this comes from the coding sequence GTGAAAGTTCTCCTCTTCGGCGGCGCGGGCCAGCTGGGGACGGACCTCCGAAAAACCCGGCCCGCCGGCGTCGACCTGGTGTGCCCGGGCCGCGCCGAGGCCGACATCGCCGACGCCGGCGACGTGGGGCCCCTCCTGGAACGCCACGCGCCCGACGTCGTCTTGAACGCGGCCGCCTTCAATCTCACCGATCAATGCGAAATCGATCCCGCCGTGGCCTTTCGGGCCAACGCCGAAGGCCCCCGGGTTCTGGCCGCCTTGGCGGGGGCCCGCGGCGCCCGCCTCCTCCATTTCAGCACCGACTACGTTTTCGACGGAACGAAAACCGCGCCCTACGTGGAAAGCGACGTCCCCCGGCCGTTAAGCCAATACGGCCAATCCAAACGGGAAGGGGAACAAGGCGTTCTGTCGGCGTCCCCCGATTTTTGGGTGGTGCGGTCCTCGAGTCTCTTCGGCCGGGCCGGGTCCCGGGGCCTGGGCGGAAATTTTGTGGAGTCTATTTTGGCCCGGGCGCGTTCCGGCGCTCCGCTCACGGTCGTCAACGACGTGCGCATGTCCCCCACCTACACCCGCGATTTGGCCGAGCGCGCTTGGGCGTTGGTAACGCGGGCGGTTCCCGGCGGCGTTTACCACGTCTCCAACGGAGGGTCCTGCACCTGGTTTGAATTCGCCGTCGAAATCCTTCGGGCCGCGGCGGTGCGCGCCGACGTTCTCCCGCTCCGGTCCGACCAATGGCCCGCCAAATTTTCCCGTCCCGTCCAATCGGCCCTGGCCAGCGAGCGCGCCGCCGCTCTGGGGTTTCCGCCGATGCGCCCCTGGCCCGACGCCCTCCGGGACTACCTCGCCGAGCCGCCTGCCCACGAAAAGCTTTGA
- a CDS encoding aspartate-semialdehyde dehydrogenase, with amino-acid sequence MKKYRVAVVGAGAVGVQMIRILNQRKFPLEELRVLARSARTLDIDGRSYAVRETTPEAFDGIDIALFAGTEGEKGAALTFGAEAVKRGAVVIDNGSDFRMKDDVPLVIPELNADALRNHKGIIANPNCTTAIILMGLGPLHKAFGVTRAVISTYQAVSGAGAKGVEGLRKQTEAALKGETVSDLNGFPNPIAFNVLANNWAIEEEGYSNEEWKVVKETHKILGDDSIRVAVTTVRVPTYVGHGESVWIETKKPITPEAARAVFAAAPGVRVVDEASPLEGVNCPMPLLAEGKDDSLVGRIRRDLFSDHALAFWVVGDNLRKGAALNAVQIAETLATRGWLKPSVPAGR; translated from the coding sequence GTGAAAAAATATCGTGTGGCGGTGGTGGGCGCCGGCGCCGTCGGCGTTCAAATGATTCGAATTTTAAACCAGCGGAAATTTCCCCTGGAGGAACTCCGCGTGCTGGCCCGCAGCGCCCGAACTCTGGACATCGACGGCCGTTCCTACGCCGTGCGGGAAACGACCCCCGAGGCTTTTGACGGGATCGACATTGCCCTCTTTGCCGGCACCGAGGGAGAGAAGGGCGCGGCCCTGACCTTCGGCGCCGAAGCGGTCAAACGCGGCGCCGTCGTGATCGACAACGGGTCGGATTTCCGCATGAAAGACGACGTGCCTCTGGTGATCCCGGAGCTCAACGCCGACGCCCTTCGAAACCACAAGGGCATCATCGCCAATCCCAACTGCACGACGGCCATTATCCTGATGGGCCTGGGGCCCCTGCACAAGGCGTTCGGGGTGACCCGCGCCGTGATTTCGACGTACCAGGCCGTCTCCGGCGCCGGCGCCAAGGGCGTCGAGGGACTGCGGAAGCAGACCGAAGCGGCCTTGAAGGGCGAAACCGTGTCGGATTTGAACGGGTTTCCCAACCCCATCGCCTTCAACGTCCTGGCCAACAACTGGGCCATCGAGGAAGAAGGCTACTCCAACGAGGAATGGAAGGTCGTCAAGGAAACGCACAAGATCCTGGGCGACGATTCCATCCGCGTCGCCGTCACCACCGTGCGCGTCCCGACCTACGTGGGCCACGGGGAGTCGGTGTGGATCGAAACCAAAAAACCCATCACGCCCGAAGCGGCCCGCGCGGTGTTCGCGGCGGCCCCCGGCGTCCGCGTGGTGGACGAAGCGTCCCCCTTGGAGGGCGTCAACTGCCCCATGCCGCTCCTGGCCGAAGGCAAGGACGATTCCCTGGTCGGCCGCATCCGGCGCGACCTGTTCAGCGACCACGCCCTGGCCTTCTGGGTGGTGGGCGATAATTTGCGCAAAGGCGCGGCGTTGAACGCCGTGCAAATCGCCGAAACGCTGGCGACCCGCGGGTGGCTCAAGCCGTCCGTTCCCGCCGGACGCTGA